In Calothrix sp. PCC 7507, one DNA window encodes the following:
- a CDS encoding cytochrome P450, whose protein sequence is MLNQLPNCITSPPWWQLINWIADPIAFQHKYSQKHGDIFSMHLSGVGSYVIIGNPQAIQEIFNQDSKFDIGRGNELAKPLLGQNSLMLMDGDRHRRERKLLMPPFHGERLQTYAQQICLITNQITSQWQIGQPFIARSTMQKVSLEVILQIVFGLSAGERYQQLKRLLTAWLDMTDSPLRSSMLFFQFLQKDWGSWTPWGQMKQRQGQIHRLLQAEIAEKSTKNDEKGADVLSLMMAARDENGQAMSDAELTDELLTILFAGHETTATTLAWAFYQIYQHPDVLEKLQQELDSLGDNPHPMEIAQLPYLTAVSQETLRMYPVIPGLFPRITKSSTKIAGYEFDAETTLMPSIYLVHYREDLYPNAEQFKPERFLGRQYSPSEYLPFGGGSRRCLGYALAQLEIKLVLATVLSKYQLALAEDKPVKLQRRGFALAPAGGVRMVMIGKR, encoded by the coding sequence ATGTTAAATCAATTACCAAATTGCATCACCAGCCCTCCTTGGTGGCAACTCATAAATTGGATTGCCGATCCAATCGCTTTTCAGCATAAATATAGCCAAAAGCATGGAGACATTTTTTCCATGCATCTGAGTGGAGTCGGATCTTATGTAATCATTGGCAATCCGCAAGCCATTCAAGAAATTTTCAACCAAGATTCTAAATTTGATATAGGTCGAGGGAATGAGCTGGCAAAGCCGCTGCTTGGACAAAATTCTCTCATGTTAATGGATGGCGATCGCCATCGACGAGAACGAAAATTATTAATGCCACCCTTTCATGGGGAAAGACTACAAACTTATGCCCAACAAATCTGCCTAATCACAAATCAAATCACAAGTCAATGGCAAATCGGCCAACCATTTATCGCTCGCTCAACCATGCAGAAGGTTAGCCTAGAAGTGATTTTGCAAATCGTCTTTGGTTTAAGCGCAGGGGAACGCTATCAACAACTTAAACGCTTACTGACAGCTTGGCTCGATATGACCGATTCTCCCTTGCGCTCTAGTATGCTATTTTTTCAGTTCTTACAAAAAGATTGGGGAAGCTGGACACCTTGGGGCCAGATGAAACAAAGACAAGGCCAGATTCACAGACTGCTACAAGCAGAAATTGCCGAAAAAAGTACAAAAAACGATGAAAAGGGTGCCGATGTTCTCAGCCTGATGATGGCAGCACGGGATGAAAATGGGCAAGCCATGAGCGACGCAGAATTAACAGATGAACTGCTCACAATTTTATTTGCTGGGCATGAAACTACTGCAACAACACTCGCCTGGGCTTTCTATCAGATTTACCAACATCCAGATGTCCTAGAAAAATTGCAGCAGGAACTCGACAGCTTAGGGGATAATCCCCACCCAATGGAAATTGCTCAACTTCCCTACTTAACAGCAGTTTCTCAAGAAACTCTACGGATGTATCCAGTCATTCCCGGGCTGTTCCCACGCATCACCAAATCATCCACGAAGATTGCTGGATATGAGTTTGATGCTGAAACCACCTTAATGCCGAGTATTTACCTCGTGCATTACCGGGAAGATTTGTATCCTAATGCTGAACAGTTCAAACCAGAACGCTTTTTAGGGCGACAGTATTCCCCTTCAGAATACCTGCCTTTTGGTGGTGGAAGTCGGCGGTGTTTGGGATATGCCTTAGCTCAGTTAGAAATAAAATTAGTTCTGGCAACGGTTTTATCAAAATATCAACTTGCTTTAGCAGAAGATAAACCCGTTAAATTGCAACGTCGTGGGTTTGCCCTTGCTCCTGCGGGTGGTGTGCGGATGGTGATGATTGGGAAAAGATAG